The following proteins are encoded in a genomic region of Doryrhamphus excisus isolate RoL2022-K1 chromosome 6, RoL_Dexc_1.0, whole genome shotgun sequence:
- the fem1b gene encoding protein fem-1 homolog B, which translates to MESLAGYVYKAASEGRVLTLAALLLNHTEAETRFLLGYVTQLAGQRFTPLIIAARNGHDKVVRLLLDHYRVDTEQTGTVRFDSYVIDGATALWCAAGAGHFEAVRLLVSHGANVNHTTITNSTPLRAACFDGRLDIVRFLVEHDADISITNKYNNTCLMIAAYKGHADVVGFLLERGANPDAKAHCGATALHFAAEAGHLCIVAELVRRRAVMAVNGHGMTPLKVAAESCKADVVELLLAHANCEPQRRIEALELLGASFANDRENYDINKTYQYLHTAMEERYRDPCNIIAKEPLPPIEAYGGRHECQTLVELESIQTDRDALHMEGLMIRERILGSDSIDVSHPIIYRGAVYADNMEFEQCIKLWLHALHLRQRGNRNTHKDLLRFAQVFSQMLHLKERLGAAAVEQVLGCSALEIRRSMARMDTAVESELPQAADNYESNVFTFLYLACITTKTPCGDEERICINKHVYDVIQLDPRSREGASLLHLAISSSTPVDDFHTNDVCSFPNAQVTKLLLDCGARVNAVDHEGNTPLHVIVQYNRPISDFLTLHAIIISLVEAGAHTDRTNKQKKTPLDKSTTGVSEILLKTQMKMSLKCLAARAVRRHHITYRNQIPKSLEEFVEFH; encoded by the exons ATGGAGTCCCTGGCCGGCTACGTGTACAAGGCAGCTAGTGAGGGTCGAGTCCTGACCCTGGCCGCGCTGCTGCTCAACCACACCGAGGCGGAGACCCGCTTCCTGCTCGGCTATGTGACCCAGCTGGCCGGCCAGAGGTTCACTCCGCTCATCATAGCCGCACGCAACGGACACGACAAGGTAGTCCGGCTGCTCTTGGACCATTACAGAGTGGACACCGAGCAGACGGGAACCGTAAGGTTTGACAG CTATGTGATTGACGGGGCCACCGCACTGTGGTGCGCAGCAGGGGCGGGGCACTTTGAGGCGGTGCGCCTGCTGGTGAGCCACGGTGCCAACGTCAACCACACCACCATCACCAATTCCACACCACTGCGGGCAGCCTGCTTTGACGGGCGCCTGGACATTGTGCGCTTCTTGGTGGAGCATGATGCTGACATCAGCATCACCAACAAGTACAACAACACCTGCCTCATGATCGCCGCCTACAAAGGCCACGCCGACGTAGTGGGCTTCCTGCTGGAGCGCGGAGCAAACCCCGATGCCAAGGCCCACTGCGGCGCCACCGCCCTGCACTTTGCCGCGGAGGCAGGCCACCTGTGCATCGTGGCGGAGCTGGTGAGGCGGCGGGCAGTCATGGCTGTAAACGGGCATGGTATGACGCCACTGAAGGTGGCGGCAGAGAGCTGCAAGGCGGATGTGGTAGAGCTGCTGCTGGCGCATGCCAACTGTGAGCCACAGCGGCGCATTGAAGCGCTGGAGCTCCTGGGTGCCTCCTTTGCCAACGACCGTGAGAACTACGACATTAACAAGACCTACCAATACCTCCATACCGCCATGGAGGAGCGCTATCGCGACCCGTGCAACATCATCGCCAAGGAGCCACTTCCGCCCATCGAGGCTTACGGGGGGCGGCATGAGTGCCAGacactggtggagctggagtcAATCCAAACAGACCGCGATGCTTTGCACATGGAAGGACTGATGATCCGTGAGCGCATACTGGGCTCTGACAGCATAGACGTGTCCCATCCCATCATTTACCGCGGCGCCGTCTATGCTGACAACATGGAGTTCGAGCAGTGCATCAAGCTGTGGCTGCACGCGCTGCACCTCCGCCAGCGAGGAAATCGTAATACACACAAGGACCTGCTGCGCTTCGCCCAGGTCTTCTCGCAGATGCTCCACTTGAAGGAGCGCTTGGGGGCAGCGGCAGTGGAGCAGGTGCTGGGCTGTAGCGCGCTGGAGATTCGCCGCAGCATGGCACGCATGGACACCGCCGTTGAGAGCGAGCTGCCACAAGCAGCGGACAACTACGAGTCCAACGTATTCACCTTTCTCTACCTCGCCTGCATCACCACCAAGACGCCATGTGGCGACGAGGAGCGCATCTGCATCAACAAGCACGTGTACGACGTGATCCAGCTGGACCCACGTTCCCGCGAGGGTGCCTCACTGCTCCACCTGGCCATcagctccagcacgcccgtggaCGACTTCCATACCAATGACGTGTGCAGTTTCCCAAATGCGCAGGTCACCAAGCTGCTGCTGGACTGCGGTGCACGTGTCAATGCTGTCGACCACGAGGGCAACACACCGCTGCACGTCATCGTGCAATACAACCGGCCCATCAGCGACTTCCTCACGCTGCACGCCATCATCATCAGCCTGGTGGAGGCGGGCGCTCACACCGACAGGACCAACAAACAGAAGAAGACGCCGCTGGACAAGAGCACCACGGGCGTGTCCGAGATCCTCCTTAAGACACAGATGAAGATGAGCCTCAAGTGCCTGGCAGCGCGCGCTGTGCGACGCCACCACATCACCTACCGCAACCAGATCCCCAAAAGCCTTGAGGAGTTTGTAGAGTTCCACTGA
- the rxfp3.3b gene encoding relaxin-3 receptor 1 encodes MEELWSVNASAHWNASVAGKERVSGADVPVDGSPALRILVSVVYSLVCAAGLLGNLLVLVLVKVRGGGGGGAGKRRATINLFIVNLAVTDLQFVLTLPFWAADTLLDFSWPFGHAMCKVVLSVTVMNMYASVFFLTAMSVTRYCSVASALPEHASGQGRACSALWAVGALWAAATLATAPTAIFSTVRRVAGDRLCLLDFPEGGAWLALYHVQKILVAFVLPALVVCACYLLLLRLLRARTFSAKQVRRRARITRSVTLVVVSFFVCWMPNHAITLWGVLVKFNVLHWDRAYYLAHTYVHPLSVCLAHTNSCLNPVLYCLMRPEFRARLKNMFWRVSSPAAPRSATTVRTRPGDVVIPLNNVDTEHCRLSVLTDQCDPVLTLEPHASDTGVEDQDAHMDAFMRNVEMFGQEVTHPNKDLHHS; translated from the coding sequence ATGGAGGAGCTGTGGAGCGTCAACGCGAGCGCGCATTGGAACGCGTCCGTGGCGGGCAAGGAGCGCGTGAGCGGCGCGGACGTACCCGTGGACGGCTCGCCAGCGCTGCGCATACTCGTCTCAGTGGTGTACTCGCTGGTGTGCGCAGCCGGTCTGCTGGGGAACCTGCTGGTGCTCGTCCTGGTCAAGGTGCgcggcggcgggggcggcggtGCAGGTAAAAGGCGCGCCACCATCAACCTGTTCATCGTCAACTTGGCAGTGACTGACCTTCAGTTTGTGCTGACTCTGCCCTTCTGGGCAGCGGACACACTGCTGGACTTCAGCTGGCCCTTTGGCCACGCCATGTGCAAGGTGGTGCTCAGCGTGACCGTCATGAACATGTACGCCAGCGTTTTCTTCCTCACCGCCATGAGTGTCACAAGGTACTGCTCCGTGGCATCTGCGTTGCCAGAGCATGCATCTGGGCAGGGGCGTGCCTGTTCTGCACTCTGGGCAGTGGGCGCATTATGGGCGGCGGCCACCTTGGCCACAGCACCCACCGCCATTTTTTCTACGGTGAGGCGGGTGGCAGGGGACCGCCTGTGCCTGCTGGACTTCCCGGAAGGGGGGGCATGGCTCGCTCTCTACCATGTACAGAAGATCCTTGTGGCTTTTGTGCTCCCTGCGCTGGTGGTGTGTGCCTGCTACCTGTTGTTGCTGCGCTTGCTCCGGGCACGCACCTTCAGTGCCAAGCAGGTGAGGCGGCGGGCACGCATCACCCGCTCAGTGACCCTGGTAGTCGTGTCCTTCTTTGTGTGCTGGATGCCCAACCACGCCATCACGCTGTGGGGGGTTCTGGTCAAGTTCAACGTGCTGCACTGGGACCGTGCCTACTACCTGGCACATACCTACGTGCACCCCCTCAGTGTGTGCCTAGCGCACACCAACAGCTGCCTCAACCCGGTTCTCTACTGCCTCATGCGCCCGGAGTTCCGTGCCAGGCTAAAGAACATGTTCTGGAGGGTGTCATCCCCTGCTGCCCCCCGATCTGCTACCACTGTGCGCACGCGGCCTGGTGACGTCGTCATCCCGCTCAACAACGTGGACACAGAGCATTGCCGTCTGTCAGTTCTGACAGATCAGTGTGACCCAGTTCTGACTCTGGAGCCACACGCCAGTGACACTGGAGTGGAAGATCAGGACGCTCACATGGATGCTTTCATGAGGAACGTTGAAAtgtttggacaggaagtgacgcatCCTAACAAGGACCTACATCACAGCTGA
- the ciao2a gene encoding cytosolic iron-sulfur assembly component 2A — MEEKALEVYDVIRSIRDPEKPNTLEELEVVTEQCVEVQELGEDEYLIIIKFSPTVPHCSLATLIGLCLQVKLQRCLPFKHKLEIYISEGTHTTEEDINKQINDKERVAAAMENPNLRDIVEQCVIEPDD, encoded by the exons ATGGAAGAGAAAGCTTTAGAAGTGTATG ATGTGATCCGATCCATCCGAGACCCAGAGAAGCCCAACAccctggaggagctggaggtaGTGACAGAGCAATGCGTGGAGGTCCAAGAGCTCGGCGAGGACGAGTATCTCATTATTATCAAGTTCTCCCCAACCGTCCCTCACTGCTCCCTAGCTACTCTCATCG GTTTGTGTTTACAAGTGAAGCTGCAGAGATGCTTGCCCTTCAAACACAAA CTGGAAATCTACATTAGTGAAGGAACCCACACCACAGAGGAGGACA TCAACAAGCAGATCAACGACAAAGAACGAGTGGCAGCCGCCATGGAGAACCCCAACCTGAGGGACATCGTAGAGCAGTGTGTCATCGAGCCTGACGACTGA